The nucleotide sequence cactggtgccgacctccctgccatccaggacctctataccaggcggtgtcagaggaagcgccggaaaattgtcaaagaccccagccacagactgttcactctgctatcgCACAACCAGCGGTACTGGGGCGTCAATTCTATGAGCAAAAGGCACccgaacaacttctacccccaaatcataagactgctaaatagctaatcaaatggctacccagactattgcaTTGACCCTTTATTGCACCAACTCTTACACTGACTATGCACACTCGCTGGATGCTacccacacacatacttacacaaaCACTCTATATGCTCACACACATTGCTGCTACtccgtttattatctatcctgattgcctagtcacttttacccctacctacatgtacatattacctcaactatactgaacaaaaatataagcgcaacaagcaacaatttcatagattttactgagttacagttcatataagtcagtcagtcaatttaaataaatgaattaggccctaatctatggatttcacatgactggacaggggcacagccatgggtgggcctgggagggcataggcccacccaatcagaatgattttttccccacaaaagggcgtTATTACCGatataaatactcctcagtttcatcagctgtccgggttgctggtctcagacgatcccacaggtgaagaagccagatgtggaggtcctgggatgacgtggttacacatgggctggcgtggttacacatggtctgcggttgtgaggccggttggacatactgccaaattctctaaaactcagTTGGAGGaaccttatggtagagaaattaacattaaattctctggcaacagctctggtggaccttcctgcaggcagcatgccaattgtatgcTCCTTCAAAActcgagacatctgtggcattgtgttgtgtgaccaaactgcacattttagattggtcttttattgtccccagcacatggttgatcatgctgtttaatcgcttcttgatatgccacacctgtcaggtggatggattatcttggaaaaggcaacatgctcactaacatggatgtgaGTGGATCTTTTAtttgtgcatatgaaacatttctgggatcttttatttcagctcatgaaacatgggaccaacactttacatgttgcgtttatattttttgttcagtgtaaatggaATGAAGTCAGTCATTCTATTCTTCTCTACTCTATTAATACTAACACAGCGGCCTTGTACGAATACCCATACTAGTATtacatacttaaactgcatactaaTTTCAGCGTTTGATCTAGTATAATAAACTCATATTTTTGACTCACGTGTTTGACAAGAGCAGATAAAATGAGCCTGTACCAAAATGAACGAATGGCGGGAGTCAACACAATCACGCATATTAGTTGTAACTTTCAGTGTACCAATGCTGCGTTCACTTTTTAGTCGGAACTAGAAATCTCGGGatttccgacttgctaactggttgtattTATAGGCGTTCAACGAATCTACAGATCGGAAATTTCGGAGTTTCTAGTTCCGACTAGAATATGAAGGCGGCATATTTTCGAAATTTCACATACTTATAAAACGTATTTTTGTTCGCATACTACTACGGGTATTCGGACACGGCTACTGTTCTTTCTAAACAAGTCTGCTCTCAGCTTGAGAGAATGATCATAGGACATGTTatgtgtaatataatgtaataagCATTACCGTGTTTCAAACAACGCGCATTACTTTTCCATTTAACCAAACCCTTTGTATGACGCCAACAAATGAGATCCTTTCTCTTCAGTGTAAACGGAAGTGAACCGTGACCAAGAACGATTTCCCGTTAGCgtttttattgttgttatttagACGTTTATTAACACCCTGGAACTTAAAATATGACTAATTTACTTGCACAGCATCACATACTTACCTAAGGTAGTGTTTAAATCACGTTGGAGACAGGACTTGGttaatagctggctagctggctgctaACTAGCTAAAAATGGCTAACGTGAACagtatggtttttcacactcaaatagcctccatcatggaggtgctagcgaatgcagctgtAGCAGAGATCTGTAAAgtcgtagacgacgactatgcagtgtttcgtatagaaataactcaaagccaaaaagaaaacagggcattgcggaggaaactacagctaCTGGAACTGAAGGTGTCACGGGAGCGCGCAGAGAGGACATTGCGAGAGCGCGTCCTCGCCAGTCCCGGTAGTGTCAAGATTCTTGACAGATACAGAGGAATGACAAGAGGTACATTTTGCAGAAGGCCGAGGCTGCGCGGCATAGCTCAGTGCCTGTCAACCGTTCTGCACATGTGTTCAGATGTATTACCCAGAATTAAGCCTTGGACAGTTTTTCGATAGCTTAGTAATCAGGGCAATTATTGCATACTATCTTGCACAAAGACATATCCTATTTTAACCAGATTCTTAATTTACTGCATTTCCTATTATTAGCTCAATGAAAACAATTTGATGCATAGAACATAATTCAGTCAATCAATAAATTGTATGAAGTGATGAGAAGTGTTACCTTACACCCTTGCCAATTCTAGACCGTGTCAATGGTGTACAATATAGTGTTGATATAGTACCTAACCACCTCTTTCCCCCCAATCActctctcaggtgaaggacatctcactggaggccacaggagctttgtgaagccagcgggacacaatacatggagagaagaccaaccaatcactgttgatgaggggagtggaacctcaacccagcacgttatcgtgatagaggttagtgtaatagtgttacaTAAAACATTACAGTTACTTCAAATGTGGCCTGTTTATTTCAGAAAGGCTCACCTCATCCttcatatgatgtgggagtgcccTGTAGTTAAATGCTTCTAGGACAAAGTTTATTTCGAAGTGCATGAATGTAAATATTGAATGCGTTGCATCTACTATGTTACTTGACGATGATAGCTCCTTGAATCTCTCAATCAATAAGAGATTATTACTGCTGTCAGGCAGTGCTGCCgcaaaaaaataaaggaaaacatatttaaaaaataaaattaataatatatatatatttaccccaaaattggaaatgatgcagacaattacattaatggaagccacaatctatctgcaacattaaagctgatctaccactttatatatatatatatttttaacataaataccttatttacataagtattcagaccctttgcaatgacaCTCAAAATttagatcaggtgcatcctgtttccattgatcatccttaagatgtttctacaacttgattggagtccacctgtggtatattcaattgattggacatgatctggaaagacacacacctgtctatataaggtcccacagttgacagtgcatgttgaCCTTTTTGGACCCGTGAATATGTCTaaatgggatggggagttggtGGTGTAGGACCACCTCTTTATGTTTCTCTCTTCTTTACACCAATTTTATTATTACACAATTCTGTGTGATCAATATGATCATTTCTCTGTATGTTTTTCTTTGACAGCCTACGGATACATGTTGTATGAACTGTGTAAATTGAAATTAATATTGTACCCCCCCAAAAAGACAAAACGTATACAAACTTGGTAAAAAAAATTGACTTCCCTACGACATTGTTATCCAAATCTACTCATGTATCGTTAATAACCTCCACTCTTCttgtgtcagtctgcagatgtagaggctgcaggtcctggggtcaagcaggagaagactgaaggagaggaggaaccaTGGCACAGCAGTAACATCCAGACTGGAGCTCCCCCTATAGCCACGGAGGACCCCACCACTGCCACAGTGCTACCCATGACCCGACGCAGcatcacggaggtcagtggaacgccaaacgccgtcctcaagtcagagacagacaccaagactTTAACGGGGCTGGACTGTCCTGCTCCCCACTCAGAATATTTCCATTACGGTAACCCGAGGACGGTTCTGTCCCATCAGGACTCAGGTGACACGTTACAGACTGGCAATGATCCGTCCTGTTCATACACAACAGAGATGATACCTGGTGACATGCCTGTGGGCTTAGATACACAGACTAATCCAATGAGAGGGAACTGGAaccagtacagtagtagtgtatactctgaaCGGTGCCTAGATAAGAAAGGGGAGGGTCTGGTCGAAGATGAGATGACTGTGAAAGTGGAGGGCGACGTTCCTGTGACATGGAATGCAGACGAGACTCACTTCGGAGAAGGACACTCGCAGGGCAGCTCCAGTGACTTCTTAGACTACAGGGAAAGCTTAGAGACAAATCTAAATGTCTCGACCCACTCCCCTTTACACCCAGTGTCCATGTCGATGGGGCCTTCAGATTCACAAGGCTGCATCCTTTTcgatcaggtattgaactcaaaCAACCAAACGGCCAAGGCGTGGGGAGAGGGAGCAACAACAGGCGGTAAAGAGAAGCAGTTCTTttgcatgttctgtaacaaaggcttcagctgcccacagaaggtggagatccaccagagggtccacacaggagtgaaacccttcagctgtacccagtgtcataTGCGCTTTGCCCATGCTGgcaacctgaagaggcaccagcgGTTCCACACAGGGGTAAAACCCTTCAAatgtacccagtgtcacatgcgcttcacccaggctggtgacctgaagaggcacgagagggtccacacaggggagaaaccctacagctgcccccagtgtgagaagaggttctcccgtCAGGACCAGCTGAAGATGCACTtgaaggtccacacgggagagaAGCCGTTCGCCTGTACACACtgcgggaagaggttctcagagaggacCTACCTCAGGATGCACCAGCAAAAACACCATTCAACTCTATAACATAGAAAGTAACCATTCCACTCGATAGCTTCTGACGTTTAGATCCAACCCTGCATTAAAGACTAGGATGAATTGTCAGTGTTGTCAGCAGAAAAGATCCACAGATACATTTGGAATAAAGAGAGTAACAGATTTCAGTGTTGAATATTACTGGGTAGAATATTGCATCCAGTCAGTGTATGACATATAAGGCATAAATAAGCCTACAAAAGTCTGTAACATATTGTTGTTGTACTGTGTAGGCTATATGATGTTCACACATTTTCCAAAAACACTTTTAATGAGAAAATTAAAATTATATTCATCAACTTCATGCAGATTTGTAGTTGAGACATGTGtatgtgtggttttcatatggtgTGTTTAAAACTTATTtgtttaataaacacaaaatgggACTTTTCATTCCAAGTCTTTCATTGAGAGTCTCTTTAGAATACATCACATCTGATCTCACTCTTTATAACCAACTTACTAAATATAcctacacatacccacacactaacaaacacctaCTGTACACTCAAAATAGTTAAGTCAGGTTTATCTGATGATAAATCATATTTATGTCCACCATAATGGGTTTAACAACAATGAAGTCATTCTATAACTACAGTATTGGACTCATgtagtggggatgggtaaacactccgtgttgaaagtgtgtttattatctgtgcctacctacctgagggagtgtatgtctgtatcacatgtctcttccaggaggagggtccagaggtgctgctggtgaatgaggagggtctggggaaccCTGAGGGGAACCATGGTCATGGATGACAAACAGACTACACctcctgaacccacagaggaaccagctgagcagcacaggaacacacacagtctcactgaggtgagcccactgtgaactactgtctgaatggtattaggtcagggcccgtatccacaaagtctctcagaataggagtgctgttctaggatcagttttgccttttagatcataataataacactatgtgtttatttatttgacAGGTGGGGACCTGGTCCTCGATCAGCACTTTTACTCTGAgccgctttgtggatacgggcccaggCCTTAATTTTGTCTTAAATTAAATGGGTTTCTATTCTATCTATTTTCTATtgttcaactctactgatggttttatCACAACAAAATGCTGGGTTATTGCGAATGTCCACACTGTGGTCTTGGCACATGAGCTCCAGCCAACTgctggcagatacagtgcaggtaggatTATTATTGATGTGAGATTCTTTTTATTTTTCAAACGGCAGCCAATTGTCAATCATCATTTCACTAGAATAAGACCTTTGATATTTAATTGAAAGTAGTATCAAGCTCACCGTGCATTTTTAAAAATTGAActtttaggcaagtcagttaagaaattcttatttacaacagtgggttaactgccttgttcagtggcagagcgacatatttttaccttgtcagctcggggattcgatcccgcaacctttcggttactggcccaacgctctaaccacttcaCTTTCACCGtactgtgaagttcatcataacttatttcatctctAGCcgataaactgcatgctttctcgAGCCGTAGTGAGAATACCAGACAACATAGTGTTTTTCGTGTTCTCCAAGTtcacttcgatatgatggttattatatcaatatttggggTTCCACCGCCATTTGTCGCAGAATACATTTTAACGACACAAAAAGGTCCCTCCTTGTCTAGCCTATTTTGTTATGTCGACATTTGGAGAGTTTACCGCCAgatttgctgtttccatcaggcctgttttGACATTTATTATCCAATGTACTTTTctcacataaaaaggttggatggaatcCTGGTTACACACAAAGTTGGATGTATTTAAACTGATGTACGTCACTATATCACTGTGTTCATCAATGCAATAATGACCAAAACATGCTCAAGTCAAGTCCCTCAACTGTTTCTGTTATGCAAAATCCCAGAGCACACAAGCTTATCTATCATCTGTGTTATGGGATCTTTACAAACAGTCCTTGACCTCAAGCTGTTTGCAGTAAATGGCATGAAGGCTTCAGGTCTTGTGATGACTGGGGTGAAATATTTAACATGAACGAATGTAACCCTGTACTTGATAGTCCAGACTGACTGGTCTCTACAAACTGAGGAGTGTATGTCATTTTAACTTCGGTTTAGGAGGGTAATTATTGCAAGAGATGTAGACTCGGACACTGTCGAAAAAGAGGAATAAATGCAAAAAAAATGTAGAATATCATGGTGAAAAGATGAAAACAAAACGCTTCCGCATCAAGCCATCATCAGTGTCAATCAGAgacgtcaaactcattccatggagggcctagtgccCCCAaattcaactctggacctcgaagacAGTTCCTCTGCACTTTTTAATTGATCACCTCTAATcagagactgatttag is from Salvelinus alpinus chromosome 39, SLU_Salpinus.1, whole genome shotgun sequence and encodes:
- the LOC139566730 gene encoding uncharacterized protein, which codes for MANVNSMVFHTQIASIMEVLANAAVAEICKVVDDDYAVFRIEITQSQKENRALRRKLQLLELKVSRERAERTLRERVLASPGSVKILDRYRGMTRGEGHLTGGHRSFVKPAGHNTWREDQPITVDEGSGTSTQHVIVIESADVEAAGPGVKQEKTEGEEEPWHSSNIQTGAPPIATEDPTTATVLPMTRRSITEVSGTPNAVLKSETDTKTLTGLDCPAPHSEYFHYGNPRTVLSHQDSGDTLQTGNDPSCSYTTEMIPGDMPVGLDTQTNPMRGNWNQYSSSVYSERCLDKKGEGLVEDEMTVKVEGDVPVTWNADETHFGEGHSQGSSSDFLDYRESLETNLNVSTHSPLHPVSMSMGPSDSQGCILFDQVLNSNNQTAKAWGEGATTGGKEKQFFCMFCNKGFSCPQKVEIHQRVHTGVKPFSCTQCHMRFAHAGNLKRHQRFHTGVKPFKCTQCHMRFTQAGDLKRHERVHTGEKPYSCPQCEKRFSRQDQLKMHLKVHTGEKPFACTHCGKRFSERTYLRMHQQKHHSTL